In one Oryza glaberrima chromosome 2, OglaRS2, whole genome shotgun sequence genomic region, the following are encoded:
- the LOC127763351 gene encoding LRR receptor-like serine/threonine-protein kinase ER2 isoform X1 — translation MTTTTTTRLLLAAILLAVAAADDDGQTLLEIKKSFRNVDNVLYDWAGDGAPRRYCSWRGVLCDNVTFAVAALNLSGLNLGGEISPAIGNLKSVESIDLKSNELSGQIPDEIGDCTSLKTLDLSSNNLGGDIPFSISKLKHLENLILKNNQLVGMIPSTLSQLPNLKILDLAQNKLNGEIPRLIYWNEVLQYLGLRSNNLEGSLSPEMCQLTGLWYFDVKNNSLTGIIPDTIGNCTSFQVLDLSYNRLTGEIPFNIGFLQVATLSLQGNNLSGPIPSVIGLMQALAVLDLSFNQLSGPIPSILGNLTYTEKLYLQGNRLTGSIPPELGNMSTLHYLELNDNQLTGFIPPELGKLTGLFDLNLANNNLEGPIPDNISSCMNLISFNAYGNKLNGTVPHSLHKLESITYLNLSSNYLSGVIPIELAKMKNLDTLDLSCNMVAGPIPSAIGSLEHLLRLNFSNNNLVGYIPAEFGNLRSIMEIDLSSNHLGGLIPQEVGMLQNLILLKLESNNITGDVSSLINCFSLNVLNVSYNNLAGIVPTDNNFSRFSPDSFLGNPGLCGYWLGSSCYSTSHVQRSSVSRSAILGIAVAGLVILLMILAAACWPHWPQVPKDVSLSKPDIHALPSSNVPPKLVILHMNMAFLVYEDIMRMTENLSEKYIIGYGASSTVYKCVLKNCKPVAIKKLYAHYPQSLKEFETELETVGSIKHRNLVSLQGYSLSPAGNLLFYDYLENGSLWDVLHAGSSKKQKLDWEARLRIALGAAQGLAYLHHDCNPRIIHRDVKSKNILLDKDYEAHLADFGIAKSLCTSKTHTSTYVMGTIGYIDPEYARTSRLNEKSDVYSYGIVLLELLTGKKPVDNECNLHHLILSKAADNTVMEMVDPDIADTCKDLGEVKKVFQLALLCSKRQPSDRPTMHEVVRVLDCLVYPDPPSKPALPPALPQSSTVPSYVNEYVSLRGGSTLSCENSSSASDAELFLKFGEVISQNTE, via the exons AtgacgacgaccaccaccacccgcctcctcctcgctgccATTCTCctcgcggtggccgccgccgacgatgacg GACAAACGCTACTGGAGATCAAGAAGTCCTTCCGCAATGTGGACAACGTGCTGTACGATTGGGCCGGCGatggcgcgccgcggcgctACTGCTCGTGGCGCGGCGTGCTCTGCGACAACGTCAccttcgccgtcgcggcgct CAACCTCTCGGGGCTCAATCTTGGGGGCGAAATCTCCCCGGCCATCGGGAATCTGAAAAGCGTCGAGTCGAT CGACTTGAAGTCGAATGAACTTTCTGGGCAGATCCCTGATGAGATTGGCGATTGCACGTCGCTTAAAACTCT GGACCTGTCCTCTAACAATCTAGGAGGAGATATACCATTTTCCATATCTAAGCTGAAGCACCTTGAGAACTT GATCttgaagaacaaccagctggtGGGGATGATCCCGTCGACACTCTCTCAGCTACCAAATTTGAAGATTTT GGACTTGGCTCAAAACAAGCTAAATGGTGAGATTCCGAGGTTAATCTACTGGAATGAGGTTCTTCAGTACTT GGGATTACGGAGCAATAATTTAGAAGGAAGCCTCTCTCCTGAGATGTGCCAGTTGACTGGCCTGTGGTACTT TGACGTGAAGAACAATAGCTTAACGGGTATAATACCAGATACTATTGGGAACTGTACGAGCTTTCAGGTCTT GGATCTGTCTTACAACCGGCTCACGGGAGAAATCCCATTCAACATTGGCTTCCTACAAGTGGCTACATT GTCTTTGCAAGGGAACAATCTCTCTGGCCCTATTCCATCAGTAATTGGCCTTATGCAGGCGCTCGCAGTGCT TGATCTGAGTTTCAACCAATTGTCTGGGCCAATACCATCAATACTTGGCAACTTAACATACACTGAGAAACT GTACCTCCAAGGCAATAGGCTAACTGGATCAATACCACCCGAGCTTGGTAATATGTCGACACTTCATTACTT AGAACTGAATGACAATCAGCTGACCGGGTTCATTCCGCCTGAGCTTGGAAAGTTGACGGGCTTATTTGATCT GAACCTGGCAAACAACAACCTTGAAGGACCAATCCCTGATAATATAAGCTCATGCATGAATCTCATTAGCTT CAATGCTTATGGCAATAAATTAAATGGGACCGTTCCACATTCATTGCACAAACTTGAGAGTATAACTTATTT GAATCTATCATCAAACTATCTTAGTGGAGTCATTCCCATTGAACTAGCAAAAATGAAAAACTTGGACACATT GGACTTATCCTGTAACATGGTTGCTGGTCCAATTCCCTCAGCAATCGGGAGCTTAGAGCATCTTTTGAGACT AAATTTTAGCAATAATAATTTGGTTGGATACATCCCTGCTGAGTTTGGAAACTTGAGGAGTATCATGGAGAT TGATTTGTCTAGTAATCACCTTGGTGGTTTGATTCCACAAGAGGTTGGCATGCTGCAAAACCTGATATTGCT AAAACTGGAAAGTAATAATATAACTGGGGATGTTTCTTCACTTATTAACTGCTTCAGTCTCAATGTCTT AAACGTATCATACAACAACCTGGCTGGCATTGTACCAACAGACAATAATTTTTCACGATTTTCACCGGACAG CTTCTTGGGTAATCCTGGACTCTGTGGCTATTGGCTTGGTTCTTCGTGCTACTCCACCAGTCATGTGCAGAGAT CCTCTGTCTCAAGGTCTGCAATTCTTGGGATTGCTGTAGCTGGGCTTGTTATCCTGCTGATGATCCTAGCTGCTGCTTGCTGGCCACACTGGCCACAAGTTCCCAAAGATGTGTCTTTAAGCAAACCAG ATATCCATGCACTACCATCAAGTAATGTTCCTCCAAAGCTTGTAATCCTTCACATGAACATGGCATTCCTTGTGTACGAAGATATAATGAGGATGACTGAAAATTTGAGCGAGAAGTACATTATCGGGTATGGGGCATCAAGCACAGTGTACAAATGTGTACTGAAGAACTGCAagccggttgcaataaaaaaattgtatgctCACTACCCACAGAGCCTGAAGGAATTCGAGACTGAGCTTGAGACTGTTGGAAGTATCAAGCACCGGAATCTTGTCAGCCTTCAAGGGTATTCCCTATCACCTGCTGGGAATCTTCTCTTCTACGACTACTTGGAAAATGGCAGTCTCTGGGATGTTTTACATG CAGGCTCATCCAAGAAGCAAAAACTAGATTGGGAGGCTAGGCTCCGGATTGCTCTTGGTGCGGCACAAGGTCTGGCTTATCTTCATCATGACTGCAACCCACGGATAATTCATAGGGATGTGAAGTCGAAGAATATCCTTCTAGACAAGGACTATGAAGCACATCTTGCCGACTTTGGTATTGCCAAGAGCTTGTGCACCTCAAAGACACACACATCAACCTATGTGATGGGTACTATAGGCTACATTGACCCTGAGTACGCACGCACGTCCCGCCTCAACGAGAAATCGGATGTCTACAGCTATGGCATTGTCCTCCTGGAGCTACTTACAGGCAAAAAGCCAGTCGATAATGAGTGCAATCTCCATCACTTG ATCCTATCCAAAGCCGCAGACAACACGGTCATGGAGATGGTCGACCCAGACATCGCCGATACGTGCAAAGATCTTGGCGAGGTCAAGAAGGTGTTCCAGTTGGCGCTCCTTTGCAGCAAGAGGCAGCCTTCTGATCGACCGACGATGCACGAGGTCGTGCGTGTCCTGGACTGCCTCGTCTACCCCGACCCGCCCTCAAAGCCGGCACTGCCACCGGCATTGCCACAGTCGTCCACGGTTCCGAGCTATGTCAACGAGTACGTGAGCCTACGAGGCGGCAGCACGCTCTCCTGTGAAAATTCGTCGAGCGCGTCAGATGCGGAGCTCTTCCTGAAGTTCGGCGAGGTGATATCACAGAACACAGAGTAG
- the LOC127763351 gene encoding LRR receptor-like serine/threonine-protein kinase ER2 isoform X2, producing the protein MTTTTTTRLLLAAILLAVAAADDDGQTLLEIKKSFRNVDNVLYDWAGDGAPRRYCSWRGVLCDNVTFAVAALNLSGLNLGGEISPAIGNLKSVESIDLKSNELSGQIPDEIGDCTSLKTLDLSSNNLGGDIPFSISKLKHLENLILKNNQLVGMIPSTLSQLPNLKILDLAQNKLNGEIPRLIYWNEVLQYLGLRSNNLEGSLSPEMCQLTGLWYFDVKNNSLTGIIPDTIGNCTSFQVLDLSYNRLTGEIPFNIGFLQVATLSLQGNNLSGPIPSVIGLMQALAVLDLSFNQLSGPIPSILGNLTYTEKLYLQGNRLTGSIPPELGNMSTLHYLELNDNQLTGFIPPELGKLTGLFDLNLANNNLEGPIPDNISSCMNLISFNAYGNKLNGTVPHSLHKLESITYLNLSSNYLSGVIPIELAKMKNLDTLDLSCNMVAGPIPSAIGSLEHLLRLNFSNNNLVGYIPAEFGNLRSIMEIDLSSNHLGGLIPQEVGMLQNLILLKLESNNITGDVSSLINCFSLNVLNVSYNNLAGIVPTDNNFSRFSPDSFLGNPGLCGYWLGSSCYSTSHVQRSSVSRSAILGIAVAGLVILLMILAAACWPHWPQVPKDVSLSKPDIHALPSSNVPPKLVILHMNMAFLVYEDIMRMTENLSEKYIIGYGASSTVYKCVLKNCKPVAIKKLYAHYPQSLKEFETELETVGSIKHRNLVSLQGYSLSPAGNLLFYDYLENGSLWDVLHGSSKKQKLDWEARLRIALGAAQGLAYLHHDCNPRIIHRDVKSKNILLDKDYEAHLADFGIAKSLCTSKTHTSTYVMGTIGYIDPEYARTSRLNEKSDVYSYGIVLLELLTGKKPVDNECNLHHLILSKAADNTVMEMVDPDIADTCKDLGEVKKVFQLALLCSKRQPSDRPTMHEVVRVLDCLVYPDPPSKPALPPALPQSSTVPSYVNEYVSLRGGSTLSCENSSSASDAELFLKFGEVISQNTE; encoded by the exons AtgacgacgaccaccaccacccgcctcctcctcgctgccATTCTCctcgcggtggccgccgccgacgatgacg GACAAACGCTACTGGAGATCAAGAAGTCCTTCCGCAATGTGGACAACGTGCTGTACGATTGGGCCGGCGatggcgcgccgcggcgctACTGCTCGTGGCGCGGCGTGCTCTGCGACAACGTCAccttcgccgtcgcggcgct CAACCTCTCGGGGCTCAATCTTGGGGGCGAAATCTCCCCGGCCATCGGGAATCTGAAAAGCGTCGAGTCGAT CGACTTGAAGTCGAATGAACTTTCTGGGCAGATCCCTGATGAGATTGGCGATTGCACGTCGCTTAAAACTCT GGACCTGTCCTCTAACAATCTAGGAGGAGATATACCATTTTCCATATCTAAGCTGAAGCACCTTGAGAACTT GATCttgaagaacaaccagctggtGGGGATGATCCCGTCGACACTCTCTCAGCTACCAAATTTGAAGATTTT GGACTTGGCTCAAAACAAGCTAAATGGTGAGATTCCGAGGTTAATCTACTGGAATGAGGTTCTTCAGTACTT GGGATTACGGAGCAATAATTTAGAAGGAAGCCTCTCTCCTGAGATGTGCCAGTTGACTGGCCTGTGGTACTT TGACGTGAAGAACAATAGCTTAACGGGTATAATACCAGATACTATTGGGAACTGTACGAGCTTTCAGGTCTT GGATCTGTCTTACAACCGGCTCACGGGAGAAATCCCATTCAACATTGGCTTCCTACAAGTGGCTACATT GTCTTTGCAAGGGAACAATCTCTCTGGCCCTATTCCATCAGTAATTGGCCTTATGCAGGCGCTCGCAGTGCT TGATCTGAGTTTCAACCAATTGTCTGGGCCAATACCATCAATACTTGGCAACTTAACATACACTGAGAAACT GTACCTCCAAGGCAATAGGCTAACTGGATCAATACCACCCGAGCTTGGTAATATGTCGACACTTCATTACTT AGAACTGAATGACAATCAGCTGACCGGGTTCATTCCGCCTGAGCTTGGAAAGTTGACGGGCTTATTTGATCT GAACCTGGCAAACAACAACCTTGAAGGACCAATCCCTGATAATATAAGCTCATGCATGAATCTCATTAGCTT CAATGCTTATGGCAATAAATTAAATGGGACCGTTCCACATTCATTGCACAAACTTGAGAGTATAACTTATTT GAATCTATCATCAAACTATCTTAGTGGAGTCATTCCCATTGAACTAGCAAAAATGAAAAACTTGGACACATT GGACTTATCCTGTAACATGGTTGCTGGTCCAATTCCCTCAGCAATCGGGAGCTTAGAGCATCTTTTGAGACT AAATTTTAGCAATAATAATTTGGTTGGATACATCCCTGCTGAGTTTGGAAACTTGAGGAGTATCATGGAGAT TGATTTGTCTAGTAATCACCTTGGTGGTTTGATTCCACAAGAGGTTGGCATGCTGCAAAACCTGATATTGCT AAAACTGGAAAGTAATAATATAACTGGGGATGTTTCTTCACTTATTAACTGCTTCAGTCTCAATGTCTT AAACGTATCATACAACAACCTGGCTGGCATTGTACCAACAGACAATAATTTTTCACGATTTTCACCGGACAG CTTCTTGGGTAATCCTGGACTCTGTGGCTATTGGCTTGGTTCTTCGTGCTACTCCACCAGTCATGTGCAGAGAT CCTCTGTCTCAAGGTCTGCAATTCTTGGGATTGCTGTAGCTGGGCTTGTTATCCTGCTGATGATCCTAGCTGCTGCTTGCTGGCCACACTGGCCACAAGTTCCCAAAGATGTGTCTTTAAGCAAACCAG ATATCCATGCACTACCATCAAGTAATGTTCCTCCAAAGCTTGTAATCCTTCACATGAACATGGCATTCCTTGTGTACGAAGATATAATGAGGATGACTGAAAATTTGAGCGAGAAGTACATTATCGGGTATGGGGCATCAAGCACAGTGTACAAATGTGTACTGAAGAACTGCAagccggttgcaataaaaaaattgtatgctCACTACCCACAGAGCCTGAAGGAATTCGAGACTGAGCTTGAGACTGTTGGAAGTATCAAGCACCGGAATCTTGTCAGCCTTCAAGGGTATTCCCTATCACCTGCTGGGAATCTTCTCTTCTACGACTACTTGGAAAATGGCAGTCTCTGGGATGTTTTACATG GCTCATCCAAGAAGCAAAAACTAGATTGGGAGGCTAGGCTCCGGATTGCTCTTGGTGCGGCACAAGGTCTGGCTTATCTTCATCATGACTGCAACCCACGGATAATTCATAGGGATGTGAAGTCGAAGAATATCCTTCTAGACAAGGACTATGAAGCACATCTTGCCGACTTTGGTATTGCCAAGAGCTTGTGCACCTCAAAGACACACACATCAACCTATGTGATGGGTACTATAGGCTACATTGACCCTGAGTACGCACGCACGTCCCGCCTCAACGAGAAATCGGATGTCTACAGCTATGGCATTGTCCTCCTGGAGCTACTTACAGGCAAAAAGCCAGTCGATAATGAGTGCAATCTCCATCACTTG ATCCTATCCAAAGCCGCAGACAACACGGTCATGGAGATGGTCGACCCAGACATCGCCGATACGTGCAAAGATCTTGGCGAGGTCAAGAAGGTGTTCCAGTTGGCGCTCCTTTGCAGCAAGAGGCAGCCTTCTGATCGACCGACGATGCACGAGGTCGTGCGTGTCCTGGACTGCCTCGTCTACCCCGACCCGCCCTCAAAGCCGGCACTGCCACCGGCATTGCCACAGTCGTCCACGGTTCCGAGCTATGTCAACGAGTACGTGAGCCTACGAGGCGGCAGCACGCTCTCCTGTGAAAATTCGTCGAGCGCGTCAGATGCGGAGCTCTTCCTGAAGTTCGGCGAGGTGATATCACAGAACACAGAGTAG